AACTCGacttagtaaatgcacattaccaatttttattttctaaagatatgcatttaattgctggaaattaaaagcatataaaattaaaaaccttaattaaaagattctcaatttatttcgatctgggattctcctttagttatcaaggaatatctctgaacaataatagataagaattattgcacatgttcaaagtatgtcgacatctttactttgtaaatcctttttcatatttacaatcttagaactgatttgccacacttccaaacgagtttagaatcggttcatctgatttccaagaactatgtgatttatcaaaacatccaatcaccattcatgggtttaacggttctaccaaacacaacttcggttctacctccaagtggctaataggatcggttacactggTTTCCATAAAATGGATAACCAAATACCAGGATCGATTACTACTTatctatggtacttacttgtgatcggttgcacaagttataggatcggttgcaccaattactaaaacttgtaaacctactacaaggatcaattacacatctttttttttagtcccaccaagttctaggatcggttacccaatgactaggaatggtcacaccaattacaaataccaatcataccatctcaggtgattacttaagattgcttcactaataaaagtcatactgatacataagtcaggcattgtgaatagttttaccaagatacataaacaagttataaaCGGTTATACtaacacacatattagtaatccaaagatttgcaatgaataacaataccagtaagcctagcgatttctctttcgattcacaaaataagtttatgaatgtacttccttcaaacgaatgtaaaacattgtttcctaggacggaatcttcacccatactcatacatataatcacaatagcattcatacgattatgtcgatgtcttatatatgaagttcaaaagataggcgttatacttcgtattataattccttaatactacgtctaactagagtataatcattcacaacttcgtagttatgttttcaatataatacgacttgaaagatacgtaaggaatgaaacagttcaagtcaaaatattactaacctcaataggaaggatgatgtcgtcggtgtatctctttacttcttcacattcttcaagtcttcgagtaatacttgtatgtctcatatcctaataactttctagctaacctatacgaagttgactatagtagataatcaagcgactctttaaatgatttttgcttcactaaaatatgacaaccaaacgtgacataccaacgcttggtgggttcatccgggctatgctctaataatctccccctttgtcaattttagtgacaaaactcttacttcatatagataaacaaattacaagaattcattatacatacgcttgattccaagtttcaactgcacgataacctgtatacattcaatccacaaacgtcgctgttgacattataataacaaagctaatactccccctaaaggtaagataggtagattttcaatccgcacatctttgttattccctttgtagttaagataaccacaagtatcaatatatggagtaaacaagtgataccaaatcacttgtttactccatatatttctccccctttttgttacaaaatgacaaaggtacgagcaaataaaggacaaaccgaaaggatcttacaaatcttaaaagacttgcaacctataagagttaagaatgagggttccacacaccattttagataaccaatatcaaaaccgaaagtacaaagtaattttattttgatatgttaccaaggaaacaatatcccgaagcaattttccctaatagtttagcaaatcaaaaattgactaagcaccctAGTTctcttgctaaactgattgtaaaAATACAAttgcttgtttgataagaccaaaataaagatcaaaattaactttatttttctcatcaggttctaattattcgaacaataacttagacctttcactttaaacaagacaagtactgggTTAGTTAACtggtatttcttgttaaggcattcgattagacttgaataaccgaatcctacactttgataagtctaacttagttaagaccaaaataaagatcagaattaacttagtttctcttatccagaatcgaattggactaaacaattgatcccgaaaactCTTTTTGCTAAGCCATAAACAatgcatacaaaccaaataaatcaacttgcataattatttatctcaaccggaagcaattgaaacaaacatagacattatagcaccgaaatttcgttaagcctaaacaattgataccaaacaataaagcaagataataatagtttttctcaaccgaaaacaattgaatcacacacacacacacatccatacacacataatgaaataaacatcaattgtaccgaaattttgttaagaaaaagcaaaatatatgaaataaaatcaggcttttcctaaacaggaaaacgattaaataacaaatttgttacctcaagatccgcatcctcttctcccccaaaagatatgtcattaagcgcaagttcacattagaactctccctcattaatgttgtcatcctctcacaagacaaaataacaacaacaaaaggcaACCTttgccagagaaaggttgaaaaacggttttaactaatacatagcaaaagttgaaaaccggaaatacatatgcttttatactaaaccaaaaacgattcaacatattgtgactttttcacacatgagtttcaatcggaaccccttatgatcctttgataaagcctaccaatataggctagaactcaatcccgctaaatcaaaaagtcattcaaaccataagggttcacacaatatgagatcgaatattaaggttatgaaaaccgaaatcaaacatcccataaacagaATTTGCAATACACCCTAAATATTCAACAGAAAATCACGCATTAttattacctcaatcttgtagggaattgaattacgaaaccaacgcaaaaagaatgaggtcattccgagttcggaggAAGAAGTTATAGGTAAAAcaattttacacttcttcgtatgaACCAATCACTAGGACTGGTTATCGTACCAGGTTATGATACCAGGTCATGATAGCAGGTTATACCAACTAGGTTATGATACCAGGTTATACCAAccaccaggaccggttacaacaTGAATCCATACACAAAACCTTTttaggcataacttttgcatacgatgtccgaattcagtgatttttggctcgttttaaccatgTAAACAAgatctacacatatatgatcagtagatatcaacatcataaagtacaaattaccgtttctatcaaaagttaaaatatagatagagaagttATGAGTATAGAAGAGAAGAAATCTTCCTAGacatgttaattagtcatataataaccgagagatcatgtgctcagttttcatgtgcttcctcaccttttcaaaagattgagcaccaaggtgagcatgcacattctaaaacaactaggttgtgttgagttgagccatgtcttgttcgtcacgagtgactaagacagaatcatcattcttgacctcttgcttggtttgttttctcttgtttcatctcttgtttttattatttgacttgtgatgaatagtgtcattatcacaacatccactagtacaagagaattcagacatgatgtctctctttattctttcaagacaactcttgtaattattgtcaccaacaattaacagctgagagtaattcttgtgactaacttttggtccctttttggctatggaggattttgggacccatttagaggaGGGTTTCACAGGAgcatctttctccttcataccattaggacgattgtacttttgaatactttgcgaaacaacttttttccaatttggaacatcagatcttgacttaacatttacaaagtcatccctctttctatattcgggtctttcataagatgaccttgtcgagcgatatgcaaaatttgaattatcattataataattcttttacctAAACTTTGGAAAATATCGATCCGAGTTCCTTTTGggagcaatcttagccaattcgtttgatataaAAGAAAGTGTATCTTCTATCTTATGAATCTTCCATCCTCATTCCACATGACCgttattaccacaataacaacaaagcttagtaacatacgaagtatgagttttaatgttacctttttgtggatcctgttgcattggagctcgacgagttttcttcttcttcttcttcttcttcttatctttgttgaacgttgttgctttcttatcactagcagaagtgctctctttgatggTTGCTCTTGATGATTctggttgaacacaattcttaggcATGACAGGCTTTTCTTCTTTAGAAGAAATAGGAGCattagtggaagcctctggttgagaagaatttgttgctttaaatttttttacctctttgctaatatttgaagcatttattctcttatagcccaatcctcgtgtatcacaatgatttctacttgcttctaacattgaggttataTTGTTTGAGCTATCAATGCGCTTTTTCAAgtgcaaattttcttcttctagcTTCTTGAATTTATCAAGAGCTCCTGTTAGATTGGTCTCAAGGTGTTTTTGTCGAGATAggtatacaccttctttctcttgaaAGCTtacttgttgagagttaatccttgcttcatattcaacaagtttcttttcTAACAAATAGACTTTTTCAAGAGCAGCATTACGATTTTTCTCTAAAAGTTCCGCTCGAGAAAGACTAGCACTTACTTTGTCCTCAAGATTCTGTATATGCTTAGAATTATTTTCAACCTTTGAGGAGGCAAGATCAATAACAAATTGATCATTCTTGGCTTGCAGACATCTTATATTGTCTAGAAGCTTTCCTTCTCTTTCTAATGCATAAATTAGTTCGGTTGaacatgaaagaaaattttcatatAATTCTTTTGACTGAGATGTTTCTATATTCGAAGAAAAAATGTTTTTCTCGTCATCCAgagttaattcaaaactcttggtGTCTTGTATTACGTTACCAGAATcagtcattagattcaattcttatatgtTGGATCTCACCAAACACAGAtggttagatcttttcgtgttttcctgctctgttaccaattgaaaagacgagggtgcccaaatatgcctcaatctaaaactttcccacctataagtcttttctctgaaagtgattgtctatggactgagtcgagacaatacaaaaaatcggtttacacttcgtgtgatcgtatatggatacgagatcgagacaacacgATAACAAGATAAATTGCATGattaactatggatacaagatcgagacgatacaataacgaagtatgattacttgataataggttcagacttaaccaaacactataggattgctatcaagtaattagaaattaacatttgtgtattttacttctaattataataaatcaattataattgcggaaatataaaagtaaaagacacatcaagattttgttaatgaggaaaccacaaatgcagaaaaaccccgggaccttgtccagaattgaatactctcagaattaagccgctatacaaaatctaaaccaacttcgtatagttgagaccaagcaactaaacctatagttcacctagtttcctcggtatccctgcgccttcaacttgcaataagtcacacacttggaacaattcctttggttcgtattccaaacagtaaaggaacaacaaatctgttcggtaacaactcttttcaaataacgtgatatgagtttgacaaaaggctctttcgtttaaccaataaactcctttgtcgggttcttacatcaatctatttaacaactaccaaagtaattttttagactacgcaatcaatactattagtcacaaagaaatgtattgatgtcgatctacgcaactaatcaatccaatctatcaaaagataaaccgattatagttggatccctagcCGATAAAGTTTTGTGCAAAccaaaaattatgaactcaaataagaaatcttatttgtcttcaaatcttctagatcttcaataaacacttgcacacagataacttgaatctcttgtgatcagaacaaagtctgttaacgatggattatcacaagatgtctttagatctacaaacagtctaaagatccccgtcgatacttcgatatagtttgagtgaatcttatatcatcagagaagattctcaagcataaaaaaactaggtgaaatcaaagttcaacaaccgttagcccATCAGATCAATCTAAAACTAacaataaactacaattatctagtttcccaccaacggtactcgtagtgcttctcaatcccaaagaagtctttaaaacgagcggtcgtaagagatttcgcctaattaggttactttcctctccgaacagACAGCTCCACCAGtagcaacacaactaggtagttttgatcGAAATCTTAGTAGAAaaactccaattagtaaatgcacattaccaatttttattttctaaagatatgcatttaattgctggaaattgaaagcgtataaaattaaaaatcttaattaaaagattctcaatttatttcgatccgggatttttctttagttattaaggaatatctctgagcaataatatataaaaattacttcacatgttcaaagtatgtcgacatcattactttgtaaatcctttttcatatttacaatcttggaaccgatttgccacactttcagacgagtttagaattggttcatctgatttgcAAAAactgtgtgattgatcaaaaacattcaatcaccattcatgggtttaatggttctaccaaacacaagtttggttctacctccaagtggatactaggatcgattacactagtttacataaaatggctaactaagtaccaggatcggttaccacttatctATGGTACTTACTCGTGATCGGTTTCATAAGTTATGGGATCGGTtgtaccaattactaaaacttgttaacctactaaaaggatcgattacacatcttatgattagtcccaccaagttctaggatcggttacccaatgactaaaAATGGTCacacaattacaaatatcgatcataccatctcaggtgattacttaagattggtttcactaataaaagtcataccaatacataagtcaggcattgtgaatagttttaccaagatacataaacaagttatgagcggttatactaaacacacatattggtaatccaaatatttgcaatgaataacaataccaataagcctagcgatttccctttcgattcacaaaacaagtttatgaatgtacttcctttaaacaaatgtaaaacattgtttcctaggacgaaatcttcacccatatacataatcacaatagcattcatacgattatgtcgatgtcttatatacgaagttcaaaagataggcgtcatacttcgtattataattccttaatacaacgtctaactagagtataatcattcacagcttcgcagttatgttttcaacatagtacgacttgaaaaatacgttaggattgaaacagttcaagtaaaaatattactaacctcaagaggaaggatgatgtcgtcgttgtagctctttacttcttcacattcttcaattctttgagtaatacttgtatgtctcatatcctaataactttctagctaagctacacgaagttgaatctagtaaataatcaagcgaatctttaaatgagttttggttcactcaaaaatgacaaccaaacttgacataccaacgcttggtgggttcaaccaagctatgctctaacaaatcacacaagttatcttgttgttgtattgtctcgatctcgtatccatagaaaatcacacgaagtgtgaacggaattgtcgtattgtctcgattatgtccatagacgatcacattcggtagaggacttataggttgaaacaaaaagaatgtggtgtatttgggtaccctcgtcttttcaattctGATCTTGTATAATTgggtacatactaggttgatattggatattgatttttgagatcgtttaAGAGCTCTTGTACACAATTAGTTAGACATATATTTGGTCTACACATAATGATtgcacaagaaaaataaaaaactttataTTTAACCATATACTAGGATCTTTATTGTTGGTTTACTTgttaattgtattaggttttgtccatataggATCAGTCCGCCGATAATCAAAAATAAAGACTGCTTTTCACAAAAAAATGTCGTTGTGTAGGTCATTTAAATCCATCTTATCAATACTACACTAAATCAAGTATGATAAGcggtaaataaataaataaatatatggtTGAGAATCAAAAGGATTTGCATATACATAATATAATTTATGAGACAAAATAAAGAGTTAGCTCATATAAATTAgatgtaaaaataaataaaattgaacctaattaaaaaattaggattttagtTTCCACAAAAACAATGGAAAACAACGAAATATTTtctagaaaactaaaaaaaaaatatcgatCATAAAAACCTACTAAGTGATCAAAGCATGTTGGTAACATGTTATAAACTAAAAAGAGAAATAGAAAgtagaaagaacaaaaaaaagagaATTCTCATTAGATTTGTCTATTACAAAGGAAACGAGTCTCAATTTATAAACAAACATTCTCATTAGATTTGTCCATTACAAAGGAAATGAGTCTCAATTTATAGACAAACATAAGAGAATGTGGTAAAACTAACATTAACAATATAGGAGTAACGGATTGCATGTCCATTACTAGAGGTATTAAACTTAAGTTATGACACTAGTTGTGGAAGTTACAAAGTAGCGGAGAATGTAGAAGAATAAAGAAGGAGACATAAATTGGTGGTGGGTGGGGGTGTGGGGGGAGTGTGGTGTAAATCCACCAAATATTTATTTACAACAATAACATTTTATTTCACAAAGTTTTTGACGCAATGTCGTCCTTTAGCTGTAATTCTTACAAAGTTGAAAATGTATGGACTTTATTGTTTCCTAATAACAAACTTCATATGGATTCATCTAATGATGAATCAAATCCTGCTCCAAATCTAAGTAATGATATTCGTTGTGGAGATCTGTCATCTCTTCATGATAATCATCTTAAGAATCTTTCTCCAAAATTATATATGATTTTATGTGAGGTTCGaaacatggaaaaggatttgcgGAGAGAAGTGAAGAAATTTAATAACAATCTTGTAAGTCTTAAATCAAGATCGGTGATCATTGAACAAGACTGGAATTCCTTAGGTTCTGTGGAGATTGCTCTGAAATTACTGAAATATCGCAAAAGtagttcttgttgaattcacatcttgaaatatagattacaagtcTTGTGCTTATTGGAATTTTGATCCTGTACAATcaaaatttgagatgaaaaaggaTTGCAAACTTGCAATTCAAAATTTAAATCAGGTCTTGATTGTTGATCCTCGAAACTTCTATTTAATAGACGAGTCAAGTGTATGTTTTTGTCCCTAATTATTTATTGGTTTATTTTGACGAACTTAACtccaaattatttttattttatttttcttttggtgcGCATATTTCAGTAAAAAGTGTTGAATTACCCTTTTGCTTTACAATAATAAAGATTTGAGGGAAAACTGAGTTCCCGACATCATACAATCAAGTACCATAGGTTGGACCCCAAACATCTTAAGGAAAACAACAACAATTTACATAGGTTGGACCAAACCAGAACCAGACTGGATCAAGATAAATACTGACGGAGCAGCTAGAGGACACCTAGGTATGGCAGTAGCAGGATCATATGCAGAAACTCAAGCGCGTCTACGGTTCTGGCTATTGCACAACCTTTAGGAATAACGGATGCAATCACCGCTGAGACGTGGGAGACGCTTCTAGCTACCAGAGCGGCGACAGAGAGACAATGAAACAAAGTGCTTTTCGAAATGGATTCAGAAAATCTCATGAGATTCATAAAGACACCAACTGAAGCTCCATGGTATATTTcagaaatgattgcagaaataaagCAAAGAATGCGCCACATCCCAGTATGCGATATCCAACACACATAtcgagaaggaaatcaagcagcagaCGGTCTAGCAAATGAAGCGGCGGATGGAAGACAATCAACAACCTTCTCGACCAAAATTTGGGACCAAGCTATCCCTCCGTGCATAAATCAAATTTCTTTAAATGATGCAGTGAGTATAAAATTCCCTCGTGCAATAACACTCTAGTCGTTTTTAAGTTTTGGATGcttctaaaaaaaagaaaaaaaaaaatcaagtaccaATATGCTTGCATTTTTTTCCAACCCTTGGCTTAGCCAAGGTGCACCATAAGTATCACCACCCATGGTTCAGACAAAGTCCATTCATAACCCACGGTGCTCTAAGGTTACTCACTAACCAGACTTCTATTTATAAGCCATCTCGCAATTTTTCAGCCGTTTGTTTCGAGCACAACAACAAACTCCCCTTCCTCTCTACTTTCACTCCTCTGTAATGAGTCACCGACTCCAAAGCATCACTACATTTAACCTAATAACTTGCCGGAACATTACTAGCTTTTCTAAACTAGGTATACttccgtttcccatcaaaaccaggTTCGCAGTATACTTCTCCTTTTCTCTATCTTCTCCATATTTATTGGACAAACAACTACTGTAATAAAAATGTCTGATTTCTTTATGCTCGATAAATCTTTGTTTTACATTATCGCGGCATTAAAACATATATCTACTTGCATTTGAACATGAATACTGATATTAATTTATGATTCTTGCTTGGTTTGTGTTTATGTATCTAGGGTTTGGTCTTGTAAGAGTAGTTACAGAACTGGAGTTGAAATGGAAAAACCAACTTCTTTTCAAGCTTTTGATGTTGTAATTAATGAACCCGTTTCTCTAAACAAGAAGAAAGCTGCAATCCGTAATGCCGGTCCAGCAAAACTCCAGGTTCGAACCCATTACtcactttttcttattttccttTGTTATTCAGTAAATTTTTCGCTTTTAGTTCTTACATGTTTTGATGCTTATATGTGTAATAAATAGGTGATTGCTGATTTTGATGCTACGCTAACGAGGTATTGGGTCGATGGGAGCCGAGGAAATAGTAGGTTTTTCTTTCTCAATGTTTGAAGATAATATTGGATTCTGTATTGCCACAATTTTGTCCAATGGTCACTAATAACATGGTTAGGCAGTCATGGCTTATTGCAGCAGGAGAATCCTGAGTTTGATCTCAAGAGGGAGGAATTATTTAGATATTATCATCCATTGGAGTTCTCTCCTACACTTTCCATTGAAGAAAAAACAAAGCTCATGGAAGAGTGGTATGTAATTGTTAATCCTTTTCATCC
This portion of the Papaver somniferum cultivar HN1 chromosome 11, ASM357369v1, whole genome shotgun sequence genome encodes:
- the LOC113320210 gene encoding 7-methylguanosine phosphate-specific 5'-nucleotidase-like; protein product: MSHRLQSITTFNLITCRNITSFSKLGILPFPIKTRVWSCKSSYRTGVEMEKPTSFQAFDVVINEPVSLNKKKAAIRNAGPAKLQVIADFDATLTRYWVDGSRGNSSHGLLQQENPEFDLKREELFRYYHPLEFSPTLSIEEKTKLMEEWWEKTHSLLIEGGVTYDAIKKSVSSANNIAFREGVVELFEILEVKGQSGIEYVG